From the genome of Vibrio navarrensis, one region includes:
- a CDS encoding ATP-dependent zinc protease family protein: MLLRLTPALAFVLLSGCTLTNSEQHQQQMLSALHDSEARITNRIENLTLQSSNQVDYIESLENQILELQKKIAEMPQPQAPVAVAVPKAAQPEVVAVKHAPAKTDIVLGAIEKVTIDSIKQSFDARVDTGAATSSLNAVDIEIFERNSKQWVRFHLADSTQPATEENWIEAPIIRFVKIRQSTNDETERRAVVELWVKVGAIHEKAQFTLADRSQMSHPVLLGREFIRDIALVDVSRTYIQSEAKKK, encoded by the coding sequence ATGTTACTACGATTGACGCCAGCACTCGCTTTTGTTCTGTTATCTGGCTGCACATTAACCAACAGCGAGCAACATCAACAACAAATGCTCTCCGCCCTGCACGATTCTGAAGCGCGTATTACCAACAGAATCGAAAACCTGACTCTTCAATCCTCCAATCAGGTCGATTACATTGAAAGCTTAGAAAATCAGATCCTCGAACTACAAAAAAAAATCGCCGAGATGCCCCAACCTCAAGCTCCAGTAGCCGTTGCCGTTCCTAAGGCGGCCCAACCCGAAGTCGTCGCAGTCAAACATGCTCCAGCCAAAACAGACATTGTTCTCGGCGCTATTGAGAAAGTGACGATTGATTCGATTAAACAGTCTTTTGATGCGCGTGTTGATACAGGTGCGGCAACCTCTTCACTCAATGCGGTTGATATAGAAATCTTCGAGCGCAATAGCAAACAGTGGGTGCGTTTTCATCTCGCCGACAGCACCCAACCTGCAACCGAGGAAAATTGGATTGAAGCGCCGATTATTCGCTTCGTCAAAATCCGCCAGTCTACTAATGATGAAACCGAACGCCGCGCAGTCGTTGAGCTGTGGGTGAAGGTGGGGGCGATTCATGAAAAAGCACAATTTACATTGGCAGACCGCTCACAGATGAGCCATCCAGTTCTGCTTGGCCGCGAGTTTATTCGTGATATCGCTCTGGTGGACGTCAGTCGTACGTACATTCAGAGCGAAGCAAAGAAAAAATAA